The following coding sequences are from one Mycobacterium bourgelatii window:
- a CDS encoding aldo/keto reductase: MTNVPAIALNHGARIPQLGFGVFQIEPENTAAAVATALEIGYRHIDTAQMYGNEKEVAQGVRQAGLDRSEVFITSKLNNGAHRPDDARRAFDGTLAALESDYVDLFLIHWPLPTRYDGDFVSTWKVLEEFARDGRARSIGVSNFQTLHLKRLAQESDTVPAVNQIEVHPYFANDQVRAYGKAHGIVTEAWSPIAQGKVLGDPTIKRIADDVGKTPAQVVLRWHIQRGDVVFPKSVSPERMKENFDIFGFELSAEDMDAITGLDQGEAGRTGGHPDNFDYIPD, translated from the coding sequence ATGACCAACGTTCCCGCCATTGCGCTCAATCACGGCGCGCGCATCCCGCAACTGGGTTTCGGCGTCTTCCAGATCGAGCCCGAGAACACCGCCGCCGCGGTGGCCACCGCGCTGGAGATCGGGTACCGACACATCGATACGGCGCAGATGTACGGCAATGAGAAAGAAGTCGCTCAGGGTGTCCGCCAGGCGGGGCTGGATCGCTCGGAAGTCTTCATCACCAGCAAGCTCAACAACGGCGCTCACCGACCCGATGACGCCCGTCGGGCGTTCGACGGCACATTGGCGGCCCTCGAGTCCGACTACGTCGATTTGTTCCTCATCCACTGGCCGTTGCCAACGCGCTACGACGGCGACTTCGTCTCGACCTGGAAGGTGCTCGAGGAATTCGCTCGCGACGGGCGGGCCCGCAGCATCGGGGTGTCGAATTTCCAGACCTTGCATCTCAAGCGGTTGGCGCAGGAATCCGACACCGTGCCGGCGGTGAACCAGATCGAGGTCCACCCCTACTTCGCCAACGACCAGGTCCGGGCCTACGGGAAAGCGCACGGCATCGTGACGGAGGCGTGGTCGCCGATCGCCCAGGGCAAGGTTCTCGGCGACCCGACGATCAAGCGCATCGCCGACGACGTCGGCAAGACTCCCGCGCAGGTCGTATTGCGCTGGCACATCCAGCGTGGTGACGTCGTCTTCCCCAAATCGGTGTCGCCGGAGCGGATGAAGGAGAATTTCGACATCTTCGGCTTCGAACTCAGCGCCGAGGACATGGACGCGATAACGGGCCTCGACCAGGGCGAAGCGGGTCGCACCGGCGGCCACCCAGACAACTTCGACTACATCCCGGACTGA
- a CDS encoding ABC transporter permease, which yields MLAAQFGLELKLLLRNGEQLLLTMFIPITLLVGLTLLPLGSFGSNRAATFVPAIMALAVISTAFTGQAIAVAFDRRYGALKRLGATPLPVWGIIAGKSLAVVAVVFLQAILFGTVGFVLGWRPAPAALALGAAIIALGTAGFAALGLLLGGTLRAEIVLAVANLLWFVFAGFGALTLETELIPVGVKWAARVTPSGALTEALSQAMTLSMDWFGVVVLAVWGTLGALAALRWFRFT from the coding sequence CGCAACGGCGAGCAACTGCTGTTGACCATGTTCATCCCGATCACGTTGCTGGTCGGGCTGACGCTGCTGCCGTTGGGATCATTCGGCAGCAACCGCGCCGCCACGTTCGTCCCGGCCATCATGGCGCTCGCGGTCATCTCGACCGCCTTCACCGGCCAGGCCATCGCGGTCGCGTTCGACCGCCGCTACGGCGCGTTGAAGCGCCTTGGCGCTACCCCGCTGCCGGTCTGGGGGATCATCGCGGGCAAGTCGCTGGCGGTGGTCGCCGTGGTGTTCTTGCAGGCAATTCTGTTTGGGACCGTCGGCTTTGTGCTGGGTTGGCGACCGGCGCCGGCGGCTCTGGCGCTCGGGGCGGCGATCATCGCGCTGGGCACCGCCGGGTTCGCCGCGCTCGGACTGCTGCTGGGCGGGACGTTGCGCGCCGAGATCGTGCTGGCCGTCGCCAACCTGCTCTGGTTCGTCTTCGCCGGGTTCGGGGCGCTGACGCTGGAGACGGAATTGATCCCGGTCGGGGTGAAATGGGCGGCGCGGGTGACGCCGTCGGGCGCGTTGACCGAAGCGCTGTCGCAGGCGATGACGCTGTCGATGGACTGGTTCGGAGTCGTCGTCCTGGCGGTGTGGGGCACGCTGGGAGCGTTGGCGGCGCTGCGCTGGTTCCGCTTCACCTGA